The following DNA comes from Acidicapsa ligni.
TCTTTCCTGGGGCGGAGAACTGTGCTTTTCCAGCGGCGTCGAGGCGCATTGTTCCTGCGGGAGACCGGCGGGTCATGGCACCGTCTGCGGCTGGCTCGAAGTAGAGGGGCTGGCGCAACAGGGTTTGCCGGATCTGGTCGTGGGAGGGAACGGCTGCGGACTGGCTACGGGATTTGGGCTGGGCTTGAGTCGTGGCTTGAGCTTGGGCTTGAACTGCACGGTGCGTTGCGGTCTGGGGCAGCGTTGCCGCCTTTGCCACGCCGATGGAAAGAAGCGTCAGCAGAACGAGAATCGAGGCCGTCATTGATACCCGGGGGGATTGCCTCAAACGAAGATCGAGGGACATGGTGAGCTCCTAAAAGTGAAATCAGAAATTCTGAAGCAGAGAAATCGGAGGCTGATCGGAGACTGAAAGAGCTGGCCGATGATGGGGAAAGACATCGGTCATTGGAGTGTCCTAGGGAAGGTCATTCGCGCTTGCCCGTAAGCTGCTCCAGGGAGTAGCGGCAGATCCAGATCTGGCCGTCGGGCTGCCGCTGGAAGTGAACGCCGCTGTTCGCAAGCGCGGATTGCAGGAGAACGGCAGCGATATGTCCTTGACGGAGGGCCTCTTCGACACTCAAAAAGGACAGTCCATTACAGGCAGGGCAGGGTGCCGAAGGCTGGGTGTTGTTCGTTGGCCCGGTGTCAGATCCGGAGCCAAAGTCGCTGGGCATCGCTCCGGACATCACTTCGGGCATTGCTTCGGTTTGTGTCATCGACACAGAGATCTCGCGGTGCTCGATGCTGATGGAGATCCGGCGGACGCGCTTCATAGGCTGGCCCCGAAAAATAGAGCAAGCGATGGTCGTCGAGTCTTCGCCGAGGCTTTGCTATGCTTCAGGCAAGGTATCGGTTGGCATTCTCTGCTAGGCGTCGGTTGCATGGTTCGGTTATCCCATCGGACTTGTGGTTTCGTCCTCAACTGCGGATCAAGGCTCTCTCAATTTCAGATCAAGTAGGCTATCTTGCTGGAAATAAAAAGCTCCATTCGATTCGAAGGCTATGTAATTGATCGTCAAGGCTGGAGCATGCGCTGGTCGGAAGAGCCGATTGCGCTCAATCGCAAGAGCTTTGACGTGCTGCTTTACCTCATCGATCATCGGGATCGCGTGGTCAGCAAGAGCGAGCTGCTCGAGAAGATCTGGGAGGGTCAGTTCGTGGAGGAGAGCAATCTTGCGCAACAGGTCTTCCTGCTGCGCAAGGCTCTGTCCCGGCACGATTCGCGGAGCAAGATCATCGAAACGATTCCGGGTCGCGGCTATCGCTTTACCGCTCCGATCAAGGAATGGGTCGAGGCACCGGTTGGGGAACCGGAGACTCGCATTGAGCGGATCGTGCTGAGCGCTACGGAATCGATCACCAGGATTACCGTGGAAGAGGAAGAGGAGGATGATTCGCCGTCTTCGCCGTCTCTCGCTCCTGATACATCTGTGATTGATGCCACGACTAGAACCGGTGTCCACGAGCAGGAAAATGGGCAGGGGCTGTCGGTTCAAACAGGGGCGGATCAGGGCGTCCGTGGCGTCCGAATAAGAATAGGCTGGCGCTGGGTGCTGGCCGCATCGTTCGTGGTCCTGGTGCTAAGTATTGCTGGTTGGTTTGGCTGGCAACGTTGGCTCGACAGGGAAAGCGGAGCGCCGGTGGACGTTGTTATTGCCCCGATGGCTGGAAGCACGGGCGATGCGGTGCTGGACCAGGCATTGGTCGTCGCTCTGCGCACGGATCTCTCACAGAGTCCATTCGTCTCCATAGTAACTCCGGCCAGGATTCGCGAAACCTTGAGGGAGATGAAGCAAAAGCCTGACGCCGAGATGACCTCCTCAATTGCAAGAGATGTCTGCGAGCGCACCAATAGCCAGGCGGTTCTATTTGGCAATATTGCTCGGTTGGGGCAGCACTTTCTGCTGACTGAAGAGGCGACGAGCTGCGTCAACGGCGCGATGCTCGCCAATGCGAAGTATGAAGCATCGACAACAGAAGACCTGCCCCACGGCATCGATAAACTTGCTGAAGGTCTAAGGCATGGGCTGGGTGAATCCAGGCGCAGTATCGCTCGATTCGACGTTCCGCTCTTTGTTTCTATAAATACATCATCGCTGGAAGCATTGAAGGAATATACTCTGGGCGCGACGCTGGCGGATCAGGGCAAGTATGAAGACGCTACCAACCTGATGAAAAAGGCGATTGCCGCAGATCCTGATTTTGCAGAGGCTTATTACGGTCTTGCGGCCGGTCTTAGAGCTTTGCATGATCCTGTTGCGGAGAAGGATGCAATTCTCAAAGCGTACAGTTTGCGCGACTCCGCCAACGAGTCGACGCGGCTGGCGATCATTGCTCTGTATCACTACGGAGCGACACAGGACCTTTATGAGGCGGAGCGGAACTACCGTACCTGGACAGAGCTCTATCCGCGCGCTGGCGCGGCATGGAATAATCTGTCGGCTATAGAGCGTGATCTTGGCCATCATGCGGAAACACTCGCCGCCGCCAGGCACGCACTGGAATTGAGGCCCGACGTAACGATCGTCTATGGGAACGTGGCCTATGGGCAGTTAGAGACAGGCGATATGCGGGGGGCACTTAGCACTTGTGAAAGCGCCATTGCCACAGGCCATGATTCAGATCATCTGCGTGGATACTGCTTTGAATCCGCTTACGCTCTGCATGATGCGGCGCTCGTTCAGAAACAGCGAGACTGGGCTGCTGCACATCCCGATGCGATCTTGATCCGGCAGAATGAAGTCGATATCGCGGTTGCAGAGGGAAGATTTTCTGACGCAAGGCGTCTTTTTCCGCAACTCGAGGCGATCATACGTCATAGAGGGGTGGCTGCACCGGCCGATGAAATTGTTCGCGCTGAAAGCATCGATCTGATCGATGCAGGGGAGGTGGAAGAAGGACGCAGGCTCTTCCGCAGCGTTCCTGTCGATCCGAAAAGCCAGTACAGCATCCTTGGCCTGGCCAGTGTGGGAGATTCTGAAGCAGCTGCATCCGATTTGCGCGCAATGCAGACCGAGTTTCCTCAAGGGACTATCTGGAACGATTATCTTGGCCCTGAGGTGCAGGCAATCAATGCCATGACGAATCACAAGCCTGACGAAGCCATCGCCGCACTGGAACGGATTCGACCGTTGGAAGGGCGTGATCCGCTTATCACCATGATGCGGGCAGATGCCTATCTAGCCAAGGGAGAGGCTGGCCTCGCAGAAAAGGAGTATCGCCGGGTGATCGACAGCCCAGTGCAAGATCCGATCATTACGGCGGTGCCGCTCTCCTGGCTTGGCTTAGGCCGTGCGCTTGCTGCTGAAGGCAATCGTACCTCGGCAATCGAAGCCTATAAGCATTTCTTCATGCTTTGGGCACATGCGGATCCCGATGCAAGGTTTCTTGTCCAGGCGAAAGGCGAGTTCAACGCGCTCCACGCACAGCTTTAGTGGAGTGACTGTTTTGGTTAGCGCTTTCCGTGCGCAACGCCGCAAGGCAGCGCGTGTGTTGTGGAAGCAGTTGTCGTTATCCGTCACCGAGTAGGATGAAGCTGCTTCGAGCGGAGTTATATGTTTGCGGTGTGGAGCGCAGTTGGGCACTCAAGTTGCCTGGTCGCGAATGGCGCAGAGGAATTTAATGTCGGTGTAATATGCTTTTGCGAACGGTCCTGTAAAACATCAATTGTACCCACCCATATGTTGTGTTGAGCGCATCTATGCGTACGCGCCGATGTGTGTTTATCTCGTTCTTCCCTCCTACAAAAATCCCACTGTAAAACAATTTCAAAAAATAAACAGCATCTCCTCGTTGAGAACAGATACCTCCAAAAGTCATTTTCTGTAGAGGGGCTTATGCTCCGTCTCATTTGCCCGCGGTGCAGTTTATGAGCCGCTGGGGACAAATGGGAAGCAGGCTGTATTTCTTGGAGGGTTTGTGCGAATTCTGTCGAAGATTGTTGGTAGCCGGCTGGCGGCAGCGGGCATAGCGCTGGTGGGAGCACTCATGATGGTGGGCTGCGGTGGCGGTTCATCGTCATCCTCCCCGGGCAATGCAACCGCAACACCGAGTTTCAGTCCTGCCGCGGGAAGCTACACAACGTCGCAGAGGGTCACCATTTCAGATACGACAGTTGGAGCGGTGCTCTATTGCACGACGGATGGGACGACGCCAACGACATCCTCTCCGAAGTGCGCCCAGCCTTCTACGGTCTTCCAGACGGAATTTCTCCAGGCTCTTGCGGTTGCGCCGGGAAGCAGTCCCAGCGCGGTTGCGTCGGCGGGTTACACGATTAACCTGAACGCCGTGGCGACACCGACCTTCTCTCCTGCCGGGGCTACGTATGCATCACCGCAGATGGTGACCATTGCCGATGCGACTCCCGGTGCGAACATTTATTACACCACCGATGGAAGTGTGCCAACTACCTCTTCGTCGGTGTACGGGGCTCCTATCAACGTTTCTACTTCAGAGACGCTTACTGCAATCGCCATGGCGAGCGGCTTAAGCAACAGTGAAGTTGCAAGCGCTGCTTACACGATCGGCCAGGGTGGCGCTTCGACTGCTGCGGCAACGCCGACATTTTCTCCTGCTGCGGGGACATACTCGTCTTCGCAAACAGTGACCATCAGCGATACATCCGCTGGCGTGAGCATTCATTACACGATCGATGGCAGTACGCCGACGGATTCTTCCGCGACGTACAGCGGTCCGATTACAGTTTCGACGACAGAGACGATCAATGCGATTGCAACGGGCGGCGGTTTCACTGACAGCACGGTTGCCAGTGCGGCGTACACGATCGCTCCTGTTGCTTCGAATCCTGCTGTGGCGCCGACGTTCTCGCCTGCGGCCGGTACCTTCACGTCTGCGCAGACGGTGAGCATCAGCGATGCTTCTGCCGGCGTGAGCATTCATTACACGGTCGATGGCAGTACGCCGACGGATTCTTCCGCGACGTACAGCAGTCCGATTGCGGTTTCCAAGACGGAGACGATCAAGGCTATCGCAACGGGCGGTGGTTTCACTGACAGCACGGCTGCGAGCGCTACATATACCATCAGCTCCGGACCGGCAGCGACGCCGACGTTCTCGCCTGCGGCTGGCTCTTACGCATCCGCGCAGACGGTGACTATCAGCGACGCGACTTCAGGTGTGACGATCCACTACACGATCGATGGCAGCAACCCGACGGATTCTTCCGCGACTTACAGCGGTCCGATTACGGTTTCGTCAACGGAGACTGTCCAGGCAATCGCAACGGGTAACAGCTATACCGACAGCCCGGTTGCGAGCGCTGCGTACTCTATCACCTCCGGCCCTGCGGCAATGCCGACGTTCTCGCCGGTGGGCGGAACCTACACGACTACTCAGACGGTGAGCATCGCGGACGCATCCGTGGGTTCAATCATCCACTACACAATCGATGGCAGTACGCCGACGGATTCTTCTGCGACTTACAGTGGTCCGATTACGGTCTCCTCAACGGAGACCGTCAAAGCAATCGCAACGGGCAACGGCTACACCGACAGTTCGGTTGCAAGTGTGACATACACGATCAGCGCTGGTCCTGCCATAACGCCGACGTTCTCTCCTGTGGCGGGTACTTATGCCTCCACGCAGACGGTGACTATTGCGGACGCATCTCCCGGTGTGAGCATTCACTACACGATCGACGGCAGCACACCGACAGACACCTCCATGTTGTACAGCGGCCCGGTTACGGTTTCCGCAACGGAGGTGATCAAGGCGCTCGCGACGGGCAATAACTATACCGACAGCCCGATCGCTCTTGCTGCTTACACCATCAACACAGGCCCAGCGGCGAGCCCGACCTTCACTCCGACTGGAGGCTCATTTACTACTTCTCCGCAGGTGGTGACGCTTGCCACGACATCCACTGGCGCGAGTATTTACTACACGCTCAACAGCACTGCGCCGGGCAACCCGCCG
Coding sequences within:
- a CDS encoding winged helix-turn-helix domain-containing protein, with product MLEIKSSIRFEGYVIDRQGWSMRWSEEPIALNRKSFDVLLYLIDHRDRVVSKSELLEKIWEGQFVEESNLAQQVFLLRKALSRHDSRSKIIETIPGRGYRFTAPIKEWVEAPVGEPETRIERIVLSATESITRITVEEEEEDDSPSSPSLAPDTSVIDATTRTGVHEQENGQGLSVQTGADQGVRGVRIRIGWRWVLAASFVVLVLSIAGWFGWQRWLDRESGAPVDVVIAPMAGSTGDAVLDQALVVALRTDLSQSPFVSIVTPARIRETLREMKQKPDAEMTSSIARDVCERTNSQAVLFGNIARLGQHFLLTEEATSCVNGAMLANAKYEASTTEDLPHGIDKLAEGLRHGLGESRRSIARFDVPLFVSINTSSLEALKEYTLGATLADQGKYEDATNLMKKAIAADPDFAEAYYGLAAGLRALHDPVAEKDAILKAYSLRDSANESTRLAIIALYHYGATQDLYEAERNYRTWTELYPRAGAAWNNLSAIERDLGHHAETLAAARHALELRPDVTIVYGNVAYGQLETGDMRGALSTCESAIATGHDSDHLRGYCFESAYALHDAALVQKQRDWAAAHPDAILIRQNEVDIAVAEGRFSDARRLFPQLEAIIRHRGVAAPADEIVRAESIDLIDAGEVEEGRRLFRSVPVDPKSQYSILGLASVGDSEAAASDLRAMQTEFPQGTIWNDYLGPEVQAINAMTNHKPDEAIAALERIRPLEGRDPLITMMRADAYLAKGEAGLAEKEYRRVIDSPVQDPIITAVPLSWLGLGRALAAEGNRTSAIEAYKHFFMLWAHADPDARFLVQAKGEFNALHAQL